The Astatotilapia calliptera chromosome 4, fAstCal1.2, whole genome shotgun sequence genome segment TCTGCTTCAAAGACAGTGGAACTCTATCCAAACAGTACTCATCAAGACTATTTTGCACTGTAATGATGCTACCTTTCCGTTTTCACAGCATCAGAAATATTTGTGttgatttttagtttgttttattaaaacatgtttgaaataCGACACAAGATTTAAAGCAGTTCCTGTACTTTTCCTGTACAacggcaaaaacaacaaactataCAGTCACCTGGTACACTATTTTTTTCACACAAGCAGTGCAGAGGAATAAAAACAGCTGTAGAAAATCGtaatcttatttttaaaaaacccataaaaacaTGGTAGAAACACAGAAATCTCAGTATACTGAGTACAACGTGCAGTATAAATGCAGTGGATATACGTTTTTAAGAACACAGGTGTGTTTTCATCTCTTTAGAGAATATTACTTCGACCTCACATTTCATGGAGACCCCTCTCAGTACTCATGAAAGCTGTACCCCAACCTGAAGCCAAGTCTTCACTCTAAGGTTTAATGAACTTGCTTTTTGCCCACAAAAGGGAGAGGTGTGGCCACAATGTTAGTGAGCAAACAAATGTGTTTCCCCACAGCCTGCTTAAAGAGTACGACCACACACCCGCAGCCTTACATGGTTTTAGTTGTAACTAAAGCAGTGCCACCCAGCTCTGTGGCAGGAAGTGGGATTCTGTGCTCCGCCATTGTGCTGCATGCAGGCGAGTCTCCGCCCACCTCTGCTCCACCACGCATCATGAGGTCCCTGCAAGCTGTGAAGCCATTCTCCCACTCTGAGCCTGTTTGGCTCCCAGAGTGCACGTGAGAGCAGGGTGATGGGGCCTCTGCCGCTCTCTGAAATATCTCAGCTTGACCGTTTCTTTCTGAGGGCAGAGGGTGCAGTTTGGCAGGTGGCTGCGCTTTCTGAAGAAGTTCCTGTCTTGGCATGCCATCCTCTGTgacacaaacaacagaaaaactgtCACTGAACGTTCACGCTGAAAGACTCCTCAGCCATTCACAACATTATACCCCCCCCCTTATTTCCTCAATTGATCAATAAGGTGCTTTTTATATATTAAAGGTAAtcgtgtttttctttaaattaaaggTTCATAACatgctttaaaataattaaacgaATGTCTATCAAAACAGTTAACGAGGTCATGAGATTGATGAGTATATAAATCCTCTGTATGAAAAAGAGGACTTCTGACTGGTTGCCCCTCAAAAACAGAAGGTTTGCACAGAAAGTGGGCGGGACTTCTCACAGGCAGAACTGCGGGCCTGGGATGAATATATTGCCCCTTTAAAGGCTGTACCATTAAAAAAATTGCCAcaaaattctattttttttagttgATTGTTCAGTGAACCTCCTgacaatttaaattaaatattaatttgcagatatgatttttaatttacatccTATTTGCTAAATTCCAAATTTTTCATCTCTTAGAGAAAACTTTActgtgacttaaaaaaaaaaaaagctcagcaCGAGCTGTTATCAAAGTAAAGATTGGGAAAAATGTAGGCGTGCAACTAAAATGTTTGAACTACTGCACTGCAACAAAACGCAGCTAAGCAGTAATGTTTTTACATTCCATATTTCCTGTGGTAAGAGGTGTGAGTCGACAGATTATTCACTGACGCAAAGGATGCCCAAGTGACTTGAGCTTCTCCTCAgccctttctttgtttttcctctttttttaaagttagttAAGGCTGAATAAGAGCTGCATTCCAGGAGATTGAAAAAAATGGCCACAGTCATGTTGGTGTATttatgaaacacaaaaactcGTGTGTCTGATTCAGGCCATCATCAGACACAGAGGCCTTTAAAAGCAGCTGCTGTTGGCTGTCAGACTGTCAGTTTTAGTTTCAcaggttttgtgttttcacaaaGTAAATCTGTAGCATTCAAATGTTCAGCCTCGGGCTATGCAGTGCTGTGAGAAAGTAATTGCacccctttctgatttcttagtttttttgcatgtttgtcacAGCTGCGTATTTGGGATTATCAAACGCATTTTAGTATTTGACGAAGaaaacctgagtaaatacaaaatgctgttATTATAATGGATTCATTTATCAAGGGAAAAAATCTATCCAAACATGCATGGCCCTGTATGAAAAAGTCATTTCCCAGAAACCTAATAACAGGCTGTGCCACCTTtggcagcaacaactgcaatgAAGCGTTTGTGATAACTGCCAATGAGTCTTCcccatcactgtggaggaattttggcccactcttctttgcagacttgttttaa includes the following:
- the LOC113021159 gene encoding uncharacterized protein LOC113021159, producing the protein MDKKSCPEGKKFDNLVHTCVPSKSLMRSHPDPPKEPPLTVVNQLKAINTTVKPTSMVVLSPTLWISVVVVVVGSILALTLWFIIYKRQTRRSSTSEDGMPRQELLQKAQPPAKLHPLPSERNGQAEIFQRAAEAPSPCSHVHSGSQTGSEWENGFTACRDLMMRGGAEVGGDSPACSTMAEHRIPLPATELGGTALVTTKTM